From Acinonyx jubatus isolate Ajub_Pintada_27869175 chromosome B2, VMU_Ajub_asm_v1.0, whole genome shotgun sequence, a single genomic window includes:
- the MRPL18 gene encoding 39S ribosomal protein L18, mitochondrial, with amino-acid sequence MALRSRFWEWLSVCRNRGCGVAALSTSSKPAAKPGVDPLENEAVAPEFTNRNPRNLELLAVARKERGWGTAWPSREFWHRLRVIRTQHHVEALVEHRSGQVVVSASTREWAIKKHLYSTTNVVACESVGRVLAERCLEAGINFMVYQPTPWEAASDSMKRLQSAVTEGGVVLQEPRRIYE; translated from the exons ATGGCGCTCCGGTCGCGGTTCTGGGAGTGGCTGTCGGTCTGCAGGAACCGCG GGTGTGGGGTCGCAGCGCTCTCAACCAGTTCCAAGCCAGCGGCGAAGCCTGGAGTGGATCCTCTGGAAAATGAAGCCGTCGCGCCAGAGTTCACCAACCGGAACCCGCGCAATCTGGAGCTCTTAGCTGTGGCCAGGAAAGAGCGGGGTTGGGGGACAGCGTGGCCCTCTCGTGAGTTCTGGCACAG GTTGCGAGTTATAAGGACTCAGCATCACGTGGAAGCGCTTGTTGAGCATCGCAGTGGCCAGGTTGTGGTTTCAGCGTCCACTCGGGAGTGGGCCATTAAAAAGCATCTTTACAGCACCACAAACGTGGTGGCCTGTGAGAGCGTGGGACGGGTGCTGGCAGAGCGATGCTTGGAGGCAGGAATCAACTTCATGGTCTACCAGCCCACTCCGTGGGAGGCAGCCTCAGACTCG ATGAAGCGACTACAGAGTGCCGTGACAGAAGGCGGTGTGGTGCTGCAGGAGCCCCGGAGAATCTATGAATGA